The Gordonia terrae genome contains the following window.
CCGAGGTTCGCGCCGTGGACGTGGCCGTGCCCGGGACCCGCGTCGTACTCGCGCAGATATCTCTCGTCGGTCCCCGCCGGCCACCCGTCGAACCCGTCGGGGGTGACAGTGCCCACATAAGCGTCCGCGCCGGCATCGGCGGCTGCGACGTGCTCGACGAGCCAGTCCCGCGGAACCGTCGAATCGGCGTCGGTGGTCGCGAACCACGTGGTGTGCGACTCCGCGGCCGAGATGGCGGCTGCATCGAATCCCGCTCGACGCGCCGCCCCGACGCATCGCGCGTCGACGACGACGGTTGAGACATCCGCCGTGAGCAGCGTTGCGGAGTCGTCGTCGCAGGCGTCGAGCACCACGACCACCTGCACCGGAATGGCCACGGCGGTCGCTGCGCCCTCGAGAGCGGCGAGACAGCTCGGGAGATGTTCGGCCTCGTTGTGGACGGGGACCACGACGACGACGCGCTCGACCGGCGTGGGTGAAGGTGGGTTCGTCCGCTCCCCGAGAGGGGGACCGGTCTGCTCCCTGAGGAGCCCCGGAGCCTGCGGGGGTGGCCCGGTCTGCGCCCTGAGGAGCCCCGGAGCCTGCGGAGGTGGCCCGGTCTGCTCCCTGAGGAGCCCCGGAGCCTGCGGAGGGGCGTCACGAAGGGCACTCGGGGAGGGGTCGTCGGGCGGTCGTACGAACAGCGGCGTCACGCAAACCCCGAACTACTCACCGGACAAGGCACGGGCCCGGGGGCTACAGGCCGACGATCGAAACATTACCCGGCTTCCGTGCCAGGCCACGTGGCTCGGAGATTCCTCAGGGAGGGTCCGTTACCCTGAGGACCCGTGGCAACCAGTAGCAGTTACGACCTGATCGTCGTCGG
Protein-coding sequences here:
- a CDS encoding glycosyltransferase gives rise to the protein MVPVHNEAEHLPSCLAALEGAATAVAIPVQVVVVLDACDDDSATLLTADVSTVVVDARCVGAARRAGFDAAAISAAESHTTWFATTDADSTVPRDWLVEHVAAADAGADAYVGTVTPDGFDGWPAGTDERYLREYDAGPGHGHVHGANLGIRASTYLAVGGFAELDVDEDVDLVDRLRTSGAAVERGARVPVRTSTRREGRTRHGFASYLRDLADDQREEAAG